From one Ramlibacter agri genomic stretch:
- a CDS encoding SDR family oxidoreductase, translating to MNEQVLLVTGGSRGIGAATALLAASKGFAVAVNFARDQAAAEKVVAAIRAGGGKAIAVPGDVADEDQVMAMFAQVDASLGRLTALVNNAGIVDRTQRVEDMSLARLKRMFDVNVIGSFLCAREAIKRMGKRHGGRGGAIVNVSSAAARLGGPGQYVDYAASKGAIDTFTIGLAKEVADDGIRVNAVRPGLIETDIHASGGQPNRVKDLKHQVPMQRGGTAEEVAQAIVWLLSPEASYTTMSLVEVSGGR from the coding sequence GTGAACGAGCAGGTGTTGTTGGTCACCGGCGGCAGCCGCGGCATCGGCGCGGCCACCGCGCTGCTGGCCGCGAGCAAGGGCTTCGCCGTCGCCGTCAATTTCGCGCGCGACCAGGCCGCGGCCGAGAAGGTGGTCGCCGCCATCCGCGCTGGTGGCGGCAAGGCGATCGCCGTCCCCGGCGACGTCGCCGACGAAGACCAGGTGATGGCGATGTTCGCGCAGGTGGACGCGTCGCTTGGCCGGCTTACGGCGCTGGTCAACAACGCCGGCATCGTCGACCGCACGCAGCGCGTGGAGGACATGAGCCTCGCGCGCCTGAAGCGGATGTTCGACGTCAACGTGATCGGCAGCTTCCTGTGCGCGCGCGAGGCCATCAAGCGCATGGGCAAGCGCCATGGCGGCCGCGGCGGCGCCATCGTCAACGTGTCGAGCGCCGCCGCGCGCCTGGGCGGCCCAGGCCAGTACGTGGACTACGCGGCATCGAAGGGCGCCATCGACACCTTCACGATCGGCCTGGCCAAGGAAGTGGCGGACGACGGCATCCGCGTCAACGCGGTGCGCCCCGGATTGATCGAAACCGACATCCACGCCTCCGGCGGCCAGCCGAACCGGGTGAAGGACCTGAAGCACCAGGTGCCGATGCAGCGTGGCGGCACGGCGGAGGAAGTGGCGCAGGCCATCGTCTGGCTGCTGTCGCCGGAAGCGAGCTACACCACCATGTCGCTGGTGGAAGTGTCGGGAGGACGTTGA
- a CDS encoding dienelactone hydrolase family protein → MGQFTELKAADGQAIPAYVAQPAGQPKGGVVVIQEIFGVNSHIRSVADGYAAAGYLAVAPAIFHRVRPNVELGYTQEDMAEGSTLKAATEALPTPGVMQDIQAAINHAGEAGKVGIVGYCYGGLLTWRAACTLKGLSAAAPYYGGGMTTPDEVARKPKVPVMAHFGSKDHWISQESVEQFKRAHPEVEVHVYDADHGFNCDQRGSYDPASAQLARERTLEFFAKHLA, encoded by the coding sequence ATGGGCCAATTCACGGAACTCAAGGCCGCCGACGGCCAGGCCATCCCCGCCTATGTCGCCCAGCCCGCCGGTCAGCCCAAGGGCGGCGTCGTCGTCATCCAGGAAATCTTCGGCGTCAATTCGCACATCCGCTCCGTCGCCGACGGCTATGCCGCCGCGGGCTACCTGGCCGTCGCGCCGGCCATCTTCCACCGGGTGCGCCCGAACGTCGAGCTCGGCTACACGCAGGAAGACATGGCGGAAGGTTCGACGCTGAAGGCCGCCACCGAAGCGTTGCCGACGCCGGGCGTGATGCAGGACATCCAGGCGGCGATCAACCACGCCGGCGAGGCCGGCAAGGTGGGCATCGTCGGCTATTGCTACGGCGGCCTGCTCACCTGGCGCGCCGCCTGCACGCTGAAGGGCCTGAGCGCCGCGGCGCCTTACTACGGCGGCGGCATGACCACGCCGGACGAGGTGGCGCGCAAGCCCAAGGTGCCGGTGATGGCGCACTTCGGCAGCAAGGACCACTGGATCAGCCAGGAGAGCGTGGAGCAGTTCAAGCGGGCGCATCCGGAGGTGGAGGTCCACGTCTACGACGCCGACCACGGCTTCAACTGCGACCAGCGCGGCTCGTACGATCCGGCTTCGGCGCAGCTGGCCCGGGAGCGGACGCTGGAGTTCTTCGCGAAGCACCTGGCGTAA
- a CDS encoding DUF72 domain-containing protein, with protein MIRSGCAGWALPRAVREEFGPGDSQLARYATRLPAVEINTSFYRPHQRKVYERWAASVPADFRFSAKLPKAITHERRFVDCEALLDTFLAEVTGLGEKLGWLLVQLPPSFAFESAVALPFLELLSERFDGNIACEPRHASWFGYNVDALLRELRIARVLADPVRIDEARAPGGWTARVYLRLHGSPRMYFSPYEPELLQALAARLRLADRECEEAWCIFDNTGSGAAAANALELQRLTPGASRRTPASAPGPAAPKPDRTSRAGRS; from the coding sequence ATGATCCGCAGCGGCTGCGCCGGCTGGGCGCTGCCGCGCGCGGTGCGCGAGGAGTTCGGGCCGGGCGACAGCCAGCTGGCCCGTTATGCCACCCGCCTGCCGGCGGTGGAGATCAACACCTCGTTCTACCGGCCGCACCAGCGCAAGGTGTACGAGCGCTGGGCGGCCAGCGTGCCGGCGGACTTCCGCTTCAGCGCCAAGCTGCCGAAGGCGATCACGCACGAGCGGCGCTTCGTGGATTGCGAGGCGCTGCTCGACACCTTCCTCGCTGAAGTGACGGGACTGGGCGAGAAGCTGGGCTGGCTGCTGGTGCAGCTGCCACCCAGCTTTGCCTTCGAGAGCGCGGTCGCCCTGCCCTTCCTCGAACTGCTGAGCGAGCGCTTCGACGGCAACATCGCTTGCGAGCCAAGGCATGCGAGCTGGTTCGGCTACAACGTCGACGCGCTGCTGCGCGAGCTGCGCATCGCCCGAGTGCTGGCGGATCCGGTGCGCATCGACGAAGCGCGCGCGCCTGGCGGCTGGACGGCGCGGGTCTACCTGCGGCTGCACGGCTCGCCGCGGATGTACTTCTCGCCTTACGAGCCGGAGCTGCTGCAGGCGCTGGCCGCGCGGCTGCGGCTTGCCGACCGCGAGTGCGAAGAAGCCTGGTGCATCTTCGACAACACCGGTAGCGGCGCAGCGGCGGCGAATGCGCTGGAACTGCAGCGCCTTACGCCAGGTGCTTCGCGAAGAACTCCAGCGTCCGCTCCCGGGCCAGCTGCGCCGAAGCCGGATCGTACGAGCCGCGCTGGTCGCAGTTGA
- a CDS encoding magnesium transporter CorA family protein, with protein MQIVEFANGTLRFLETIPHQAPERGFVWIYLEREHLDQDLPMLQRAAHVLGGSQLLDVHVKDLGNRAHPARYDYTSVYDLMIFRRLASEAEVQAELGDESHVRAGPLELFRRIRSRAVGFVVFDRLLITVHPGGCYAARLFIERYLADAVQAEGLTAAARSRLPISTADLMVRMLNMMVDSYLELRKDLSNELDQWQQSLLAPSSRGADWSSLMTARNALHSLEDMCEEQQDAVQEWLDTQREQPPQWMGQAELDGLLARARDVVEHIQRVVHHVRRMEQSAETAVQIHFSAVGHRTNEIMRTLTALTAIFLPLNLIVGFFGMNFEFMPAIHNQEGLWWTVGVMATMAIALGLVFWRKRYLARAR; from the coding sequence TTGCAGATCGTCGAATTCGCCAACGGCACGCTGCGCTTCCTGGAAACCATCCCGCACCAGGCGCCGGAGCGGGGTTTCGTCTGGATCTACCTCGAACGCGAGCACCTGGACCAGGACCTGCCCATGCTGCAGCGCGCCGCGCACGTCCTCGGGGGATCGCAGCTGCTGGACGTGCACGTCAAGGACCTGGGCAATCGCGCGCACCCGGCCCGCTACGACTACACGTCGGTCTATGACCTGATGATCTTCCGGCGGCTCGCGTCCGAGGCGGAAGTGCAGGCGGAGCTGGGCGACGAGTCGCACGTGCGGGCGGGCCCCCTGGAACTGTTCCGCCGCATCCGCTCGCGCGCCGTCGGCTTCGTCGTCTTCGACCGCCTGCTGATTACCGTGCACCCGGGCGGCTGCTATGCGGCGCGCCTGTTCATCGAGCGCTACCTGGCCGACGCAGTGCAGGCGGAGGGCCTGACGGCCGCGGCCCGCAGCCGCCTGCCGATCAGCACCGCGGACCTGATGGTGCGCATGCTGAACATGATGGTGGACAGCTACCTGGAGCTGCGCAAGGACCTGAGCAACGAACTCGACCAGTGGCAGCAGAGCCTGCTCGCCCCGTCCAGCCGCGGCGCCGACTGGTCGTCGCTGATGACCGCGCGCAACGCCCTGCACTCGCTGGAAGACATGTGCGAGGAGCAGCAGGACGCGGTGCAGGAATGGCTGGACACGCAGCGCGAACAGCCGCCGCAGTGGATGGGGCAGGCGGAGCTGGATGGCCTGCTGGCGCGGGCGCGCGACGTCGTGGAGCACATCCAGCGCGTCGTGCACCACGTGCGCCGCATGGAGCAGAGCGCGGAGACGGCGGTGCAGATCCACTTCTCCGCCGTCGGCCACCGCACCAACGAGATCATGCGCACGCTGACGGCGCTGACGGCCATCTTCCTGCCGCTGAACCTGATCGTGGGCTTCTTCGGCATGAACTTCGAATTCATGCCGGCGATCCACAACCAGGAAGGCCTGTGGTGGACCGTCGGCGTGATGGCGACCATGGCCATCGCCCTGGGCCTCGTGTTCTGGCGCAAGCGCTACCTCGCCCGCGCGCGATGA
- the hemB gene encoding porphobilinogen synthase encodes MTPFAPYPHGRPRRLRRDEFTRNLVREHTLSPHDLIYPVFVLDGEKQRQAVASMPGVERVSLDLLLPVAEQCVKLGIPVMALFPVIDAKLKTPDGREACNAEGLVPRVVRKLKQEFPELGVMTDVALDPFTSHGQDGLLDETGYILNDETVEVLVQQALTQSQAGVDIVAPSDMMDGRIGAIRGALEARGDIHTRIMAYSAKYASAFYGPFRDAVGSASNLGKSNKKVYQMDPGNTDEALREVAMDLAEGADMVMVKPGMPYLDVLRRVKDEFRVPTFAYQVSGEYAMLKAAAQNGWLDHDLVMMESLLAFKRAGADGILTYFALDAARRLRA; translated from the coding sequence ATGACGCCATTTGCCCCCTACCCCCACGGGCGCCCGCGCCGCCTGCGGCGGGACGAGTTCACCCGCAACCTGGTACGCGAGCACACACTGAGCCCGCACGACCTGATCTACCCGGTGTTCGTGCTCGACGGCGAGAAGCAGCGGCAGGCCGTCGCCTCGATGCCCGGCGTCGAACGCGTGAGCCTGGACCTGCTGCTGCCGGTCGCGGAGCAGTGCGTGAAGCTGGGGATTCCGGTGATGGCGTTGTTTCCCGTCATCGACGCGAAGCTGAAGACGCCCGATGGCCGCGAGGCCTGCAACGCCGAAGGCCTGGTGCCACGTGTGGTGCGCAAGTTGAAACAGGAGTTCCCCGAACTGGGCGTGATGACCGACGTCGCGCTCGACCCCTTCACCAGCCACGGCCAGGACGGCTTGCTGGATGAAACCGGCTACATCCTGAACGACGAAACGGTGGAAGTGCTGGTGCAGCAGGCGCTGACGCAGTCGCAGGCGGGCGTCGACATCGTTGCGCCCTCCGACATGATGGACGGTCGCATTGGCGCGATACGCGGCGCCCTCGAAGCCCGCGGCGACATCCACACGCGCATCATGGCGTACAGCGCCAAGTACGCGAGCGCCTTCTACGGCCCGTTCCGCGACGCCGTCGGCTCCGCCTCCAACCTGGGCAAGAGCAACAAGAAGGTCTACCAGATGGACCCGGGCAACACCGACGAGGCCTTGCGCGAAGTCGCCATGGACCTGGCCGAAGGCGCCGACATGGTGATGGTGAAGCCCGGCATGCCCTACCTGGACGTGCTGCGCCGCGTGAAGGACGAATTCCGCGTGCCCACCTTCGCCTACCAGGTGTCCGGCGAGTACGCCATGCTGAAGGCCGCCGCGCAGAACGGCTGGCTGGACCACGACCTGGTGATGATGGAGAGCCTGCTCGCCTTCAAGCGCGCCGGCGCCGACGGCATCCTCACCTACTTCGCGCTCGACGCCGCCCGGCGCCTGCGCGCCTGA
- a CDS encoding CopD family protein produces MLWVKAFHIVFVASWFAGLFYLPRIFVNLAMVPPGSEAERARLLLMARKLLRFTTMLAVPALALGLWLWLGYGIGRGSGWLHAKLAVVLLTIGYHHGCAVMLRKFESGASQRGHRWFRVFNEVPVLFLVAAVILVVVKPF; encoded by the coding sequence ATGCTCTGGGTCAAGGCCTTCCACATCGTGTTCGTGGCCAGCTGGTTTGCCGGCCTCTTCTATCTTCCCCGCATCTTCGTGAACCTCGCCATGGTGCCGCCCGGCTCCGAGGCCGAGAGGGCCCGGCTGCTGCTGATGGCGCGCAAGCTGCTGCGGTTCACGACGATGCTCGCGGTGCCGGCCCTCGCCCTCGGCCTGTGGTTGTGGCTGGGATACGGCATCGGGCGCGGCAGCGGCTGGCTGCACGCCAAACTGGCGGTTGTCCTGCTGACCATCGGTTATCACCACGGCTGCGCGGTGATGCTGCGCAAGTTCGAGTCAGGCGCCAGTCAGCGCGGGCATCGCTGGTTCCGCGTTTTCAACGAAGTGCCGGTGCTGTTCCTGGTGGCGGCCGTGATCCTGGTGGTGGTGAAGCCCTTTTGA
- a CDS encoding VanZ family protein, producing MSAHKTSAWPLAGAYTALVVYASLYPFSGWRDQEIAPWEFLFAGWPRYWTWFDIGANVVGYMPLGFLLALSFLRRGNVRRFAGHPNVGAVAVAVLAGAALSLAMETLQNYLPSRVASNVDFGLNVAGTLLGASVAAGLELVGAISRWSRFRARWFIPESRGALVLLALWPFALLFPAAVPLGLGQVLERLEAGIADWLQDTPFLEWLPVRDIELQPLVPAAELLCVALGAFIPCLLGYCILRTVGRRAIFAVVALAVGIGVTALSAALSWGPSHAWAWLSVAVRMGLAFGFVLSLLMLPVPRRGCAAVLLLALVVHLSVLNQASASAYFTDTLQAWEQGRFIRFHGLAQWLGWIWPYVALVYVLLRVSRPEAPPTIPQ from the coding sequence TTGAGCGCGCACAAGACATCGGCCTGGCCGCTGGCCGGCGCTTACACGGCGCTGGTGGTCTACGCCAGCCTCTACCCCTTCTCCGGCTGGCGCGACCAGGAGATCGCGCCCTGGGAGTTCCTGTTCGCCGGCTGGCCCCGTTACTGGACCTGGTTCGACATCGGCGCCAACGTCGTGGGCTACATGCCGCTGGGCTTCCTGCTGGCCTTGAGCTTCCTGAGGCGCGGCAACGTGCGCCGGTTTGCCGGCCACCCGAATGTCGGCGCGGTGGCCGTGGCGGTGCTGGCCGGCGCCGCGCTGTCGCTGGCGATGGAGACGCTGCAGAACTACCTGCCCTCGCGCGTTGCCAGCAACGTCGATTTCGGGCTCAACGTGGCGGGCACCTTGCTGGGTGCGAGCGTCGCTGCCGGCCTGGAACTGGTGGGCGCCATCTCGCGCTGGAGCCGCTTCCGCGCGCGCTGGTTCATTCCGGAGTCGCGCGGTGCGCTGGTGCTGCTGGCGCTGTGGCCGTTCGCGTTGCTGTTCCCGGCGGCCGTGCCGCTGGGGCTGGGCCAGGTGCTGGAGCGGCTCGAAGCGGGCATCGCCGACTGGCTGCAGGACACGCCCTTCCTGGAATGGCTGCCGGTGCGGGACATCGAACTGCAGCCGCTGGTGCCCGCCGCCGAATTGCTGTGCGTCGCGCTCGGTGCCTTCATTCCCTGCCTGCTGGGGTACTGCATCCTGCGCACGGTGGGCCGGCGCGCGATCTTCGCCGTCGTCGCGCTTGCGGTGGGCATCGGCGTGACCGCGCTGTCCGCCGCCCTGAGCTGGGGACCTTCGCATGCCTGGGCCTGGCTCAGCGTGGCGGTGCGCATGGGCCTGGCCTTCGGCTTCGTGCTGTCGCTGCTGATGTTGCCGGTGCCGCGCCGCGGCTGTGCGGCGGTGCTGCTGCTGGCCCTGGTGGTGCACCTCAGCGTCCTGAACCAGGCGTCGGCCAGTGCGTATTTCACGGACACGCTGCAGGCCTGGGAGCAGGGCCGCTTCATCCGTTTTCACGGCCTGGCGCAGTGGCTCGGCTGGATCTGGCCTTACGTGGCGCTGGTTTATGTGCTGCTGCGGGTTTCCCGCCCGGAGGCCCCTCCTACAATCCCGCAATGA
- a CDS encoding (2Fe-2S) ferredoxin domain-containing protein has product MTAPSSPQYYEHHVFFCLNQRTNGEACCADHNAQAAFDRCKKQVKAQGLAGPGKVRVNKAGCLDRCQGGPIAVVYPEGTWYTYVDEADIDEIVESHLKNGKVVERLLTPPHLGR; this is encoded by the coding sequence ATGACCGCGCCTTCGTCTCCCCAGTACTACGAACACCACGTCTTCTTCTGCCTCAACCAGCGCACCAATGGCGAGGCTTGCTGCGCGGACCACAACGCCCAGGCGGCGTTCGACCGCTGCAAGAAGCAGGTGAAGGCGCAGGGGCTCGCAGGCCCGGGCAAGGTGCGGGTGAACAAGGCCGGCTGCCTGGACCGCTGCCAGGGCGGCCCGATCGCCGTGGTCTACCCCGAAGGCACCTGGTACACCTATGTGGACGAGGCGGACATCGACGAGATCGTCGAATCGCACCTGAAGAACGGCAAAGTGGTCGAACGCCTGCTGACCCCGCCGCACCTCGGTCGCTGA
- a CDS encoding alpha/beta hydrolase, with protein MNSRTEKLEIAGPAGRLQALRDQPEGPPAGTAVIAHPHPLFGGTMDNKVVQTLARAFVQCGWTAIRFNFRGVGASEGQFDEGRGEMQDLLAAVRELAGAGPLALAGFSFGSFVTIQALQELWGAREIRHIVLVGTATARFAVPALPPEAHERTLAIHGEVDDTVPLASVLDWARPQTLPVTVVPGVEHFFHGQLPLLKSLVVRHLRVQG; from the coding sequence ATGAACTCCCGCACCGAGAAGCTGGAGATCGCCGGCCCGGCGGGGCGGCTGCAGGCGCTGCGCGACCAGCCGGAAGGCCCGCCCGCCGGTACGGCGGTCATCGCCCATCCGCATCCGCTGTTCGGCGGGACCATGGACAACAAGGTGGTGCAGACGCTGGCCCGCGCCTTCGTGCAATGCGGCTGGACGGCGATCCGCTTCAACTTCCGCGGCGTCGGCGCCAGCGAGGGGCAGTTCGACGAGGGCCGCGGCGAGATGCAGGACCTGCTGGCCGCCGTGCGCGAGCTGGCAGGCGCCGGTCCGCTGGCGCTGGCGGGCTTTTCCTTCGGCTCCTTCGTCACCATCCAGGCCCTGCAGGAACTGTGGGGAGCCCGCGAAATCAGGCACATCGTGCTGGTGGGCACGGCCACGGCGCGCTTCGCGGTCCCGGCGCTGCCGCCCGAGGCGCACGAGCGCACCCTGGCCATCCACGGCGAAGTGGATGACACGGTGCCGCTTGCTTCGGTGCTCGACTGGGCCCGGCCGCAGACACTGCCGGTTACGGTCGTCCCCGGGGTCGAGCATTTCTTCCACGGACAATTGCCCCTTTTGAAGAGCCTGGTGGTCCGCCACCTGCGCGTACAGGGATGA
- a CDS encoding D-alanyl-D-alanine carboxypeptidase family protein, translating to MRALLAPWIFLFCAVAAAQVPQAPQIAARQFLLLDVTADQVLAAKDADVQVEPSSLTKLMTAYLVYDALRSGKIRLDQKLPVSTRAWKTPGSRMFIDPKMQVPVEDLIKGMVVQSGNDATVALAEGVGGTVEHFVELMNQQAKALGMSHTTFKNPEGLPAPGHTSTARDLGVLATRLIQDFPQDLPYYAIKKYRYQGTPTANDTNRNTLLFRDPTVDGLMTGHTDAAGYCVIATAKRDFPNLQGRRLLAIVLGATSDSARANETQKLLNWGFTAFEGLKLFGANQAVLEPQVWKGSATTVKLGQPQPIVLAVPAGSGSRIKTQVARPDPLVAPIQKGQKVATLKILSGEQVLREVPLVALETVEQAGIFGRAWDAIRLWIK from the coding sequence ATGAGGGCGCTGCTGGCGCCCTGGATCTTCCTTTTCTGCGCCGTGGCGGCGGCCCAGGTGCCGCAAGCCCCGCAGATCGCGGCCCGCCAGTTCCTGCTGCTGGACGTGACGGCCGACCAGGTGCTGGCCGCCAAGGACGCCGATGTCCAGGTCGAGCCCTCGTCGCTGACCAAGCTGATGACCGCCTACCTGGTCTACGACGCGCTGCGGTCCGGCAAGATCCGCCTGGACCAGAAGCTGCCGGTGAGCACGCGGGCCTGGAAGACCCCCGGTTCGCGCATGTTCATCGACCCCAAGATGCAGGTGCCGGTGGAGGACCTGATCAAGGGCATGGTGGTGCAGTCCGGCAACGACGCCACGGTCGCGCTGGCCGAAGGCGTGGGCGGGACGGTGGAGCACTTCGTCGAGCTGATGAACCAGCAGGCGAAGGCGCTGGGCATGAGCCACACCACCTTCAAGAACCCTGAGGGCCTGCCGGCGCCAGGCCACACCAGCACCGCGCGCGACCTGGGCGTCCTGGCCACCCGCCTGATCCAGGACTTCCCGCAGGACCTGCCGTACTACGCGATCAAGAAGTACCGCTACCAGGGCACGCCGACGGCCAACGACACCAACCGGAACACGCTGCTGTTCCGCGACCCGACGGTGGACGGGCTGATGACCGGCCATACCGATGCGGCGGGCTATTGCGTCATCGCCACGGCCAAGCGCGACTTCCCCAACCTGCAGGGCCGCCGGCTGCTGGCGATCGTGCTGGGCGCCACCAGCGACTCGGCGCGGGCGAACGAAACCCAGAAGCTGCTGAACTGGGGTTTCACGGCCTTCGAGGGCCTGAAGCTGTTCGGTGCCAACCAGGCGGTGCTGGAACCGCAAGTCTGGAAAGGCTCGGCCACGACGGTGAAGCTGGGCCAGCCGCAGCCGATCGTGCTGGCCGTGCCGGCCGGCAGCGGCAGCCGGATCAAGACCCAGGTGGCCCGCCCCGACCCGCTGGTCGCCCCGATCCAGAAGGGCCAGAAGGTCGCCACGCTGAAGATCCTCTCGGGCGAGCAGGTGCTGCGGGAGGTGCCGCTGGTGGCGCTGGAAACCGTGGAACAGGCGGGGATTTTCGGCCGGGCCTGGGACGCCATCCGCCTCTGGATCAAGTAG
- the rpsL gene encoding 30S ribosomal protein S12 translates to MPTINQLVRQGREVEKTKSKSPAMQNSPQRRGVCTRVYTTTPKKPNSALRKVAKVRLTNGFEVISYIGGEGHNLQEHSVVLVRGGRVKDLPGVRYHIVRGSLDLQGVKDRKQSRSKYGAKRPKKA, encoded by the coding sequence ATGCCAACCATCAATCAACTGGTGCGTCAGGGCCGGGAGGTCGAGAAGACCAAATCCAAGAGCCCCGCGATGCAGAACAGCCCCCAGCGCCGTGGCGTGTGCACCCGCGTGTACACCACGACGCCGAAGAAGCCGAACTCCGCGCTGCGCAAGGTCGCCAAGGTGCGCCTGACCAACGGTTTCGAAGTCATCTCCTATATCGGCGGTGAAGGCCACAACCTGCAGGAACACTCCGTGGTGCTCGTGCGCGGCGGCCGTGTGAAGGACTTGCCCGGTGTGCGTTACCACATCGTCCGCGGTTCCCTGGACCTGCAAGGCGTGAAGGATCGCAAGCAGTCCCGCTCCAAGTACGGCGCGAAGCGCCCGAAGAAGGCCTAA